TGATCGACAAGGTCTGGCGGTACTGCGAAGGCGCCGGAAACCGGGGACGCACGGTGACGCTTAAAATGAAGTTCAACGACTTCGAGATCATCACGCGCAGCAAATCCGTCCTCGTCGCGGTTTCGAGCCGCAGCGATCTCGAACGCCTATCGGTCGCTTTGCTGCAGGACGAGATACCGGTCCCAAAGCCGGTCCGGCTTCTGGGAGTCTCGCTATCGGCGCTGCAGCAAGTCGACGACGCGGAATCGCAGCTAGCACTGCCGATGTGATCGCGTCATGTCATTTCCTTTTCAGGTCGATCGTTGAGTTCAATCTGTCCCGACAGGATCTTTGGGAGAAGACGATCACGCTCTTCCCGCCGCGTTGCGCGCGAATGTCGGTGTCCTCCAGGGCGACGTGATACGGCGATCGGCCCGCCAGCGAGGCCCGCCCCCACTCGACTAAAAGCCCTGACGCTGCCCAATCAACTAGGGAGAATTATAGCCTTTCCGATCCGGCGCGCTTCCTCCGAGGTTGCTGGCGCTGGCGCTGTAACGTCGCTTGTTATCGCGGCAAAGAGCCAGGCCATCGTGTCGCCGCTGGCGTCCTGGACGGTGTAGCACTCGAAATTCTCCCGCATCAGGGTCCAGGAGGTTGTAACGACGGGTTGACTCCATGAGAACAAAATAGGAACATAGGCACCAGCCGGTCAACCTGGAACAGCGTCATGTCCTCGGATTCACAGCCGAACGCCCAGGACGCGGATGGGCTGGATGCTGCGGTAGATCAAACCATTGCGGCGTGTGGCGGCGACATGCGGTCCACGATCCGGGCGTTGATCGTCGCGAACGAATATTTGGAATCCGAGGTGAGCGAATTGAAGAAGGCCGTTTCACACGCCTACGTGCGAGGGCGGTTTCAGACCTATTCCGGCTAGGAGCGAATCGTGACCGAAGTAACCTACTTCGTGGCGCTGCCCTTTATCGCGGCCGACGGTGGCATTGCGGCCGGCGAACCAACCGAATGCCTGAACCCCGTCGCGGTGGTCATGCGCGCGGAAGCTTTGTCGCGCAAGCCGGGCCATGTAGGAGCTGTGGCCTTCAGCCGGACCGGAGATCCCGCGACGGGCGATTTCGGCGATGCAAAGGTGATCAAGAAGTTCGGCGACGTGCCGGACGAGCTGAGTGCGTTGTAGAGGAGCAGACCATGCCGGAAGACGAAGAAACAGCGACGGCGCGCTACATCGCCAGCAATGTATCCACGCAATTGATGTTGAAAACGATGTTCGAGATCATTGCCACGATGGCGGACGATCCGGACGGCTATCGTTCGGATATGAGGGCACAACTGGTGGAGATAGCAGGCACCATGCCATTGGCGCCGATGGCCGCGGCGCGAGAAAGGAAGGTCCGCGCCTTCGTCAAGGAGACGGTCGGCAATCTGTTGATCAACCAACGGCCCAACTAGCCATGGCGCTGACTCATTGGCGAAGGTCGAGCGATGAGGCTCGCCGTCGTTAGCCAGGAAGCTGAGCGAAGTCGACACCGAATGCTGGCGCGACCTTTGCGCCAATCCATCAATTTAGTCCCTTACAGACATAGAAATTAAAGTGAAAACAGTCTGTTAGGCATTTGTGCTAGGTTGGCTGATGGAACAGAAGCCGCGCTGGAAAGTCGTCAAAAGGCACGGTTTGCTATTCCCGAATCGCTGTACGAAGATGACTATAGGAAACCGATGAACGCCGCACTTCTTGCAAAATCAGATGATGGTCCTGCCGTCGCGCCGATCTCGCCTCTGTGTGAGCTTGGTGCGTACGAAGAGCTTTGGCTTCAAAAAGGTGCGACGTTCAAATCTATAGCTGATAAGTTCGCCGCCGATCCAACGGCGGTGCCCTCCGACTTTGTGTCGCCGACCGTGGCTCACGGACGTGCTCGGGAGGTTGTGCGGCGTCTGTCGAAGGCCGGCGTTTCCCGTTTCGGCGTTCGAATACATCATGCAGGCAATTATCCGCAGAAACTGCGTGATGCTCGATACCCGATTGAGATGCTGTATTTCCAAGGCACTTGGGAGCTTACCGAAACCCGCTCTGTTGCTGTTGTTGGCAGTCGCGATGCAACTGAAGAAGGGAAACGTCGCGCCGGCAGAATTGCACGCGAACTCGTGGCCAAAGGGTTCACAGTCGTTTCTGGGCTCGCAAATGGGATTGACACCGCAGCGCATACCGCGGCGATCGAAGCAGGCGGCCGCACGATCGCAGTGATCGGAACTCCGATCGGCGTTTCATACCCAAGAGAGAACGAAGATCTACAACGTCGAATTGCGACAAACCATCTTCTGATCTCGCAAGTTCCAGTATTGCGGTATGCAAATCAGCATGTACCTCAGAACAAGCTCTTTTTTCCCGCGCGCAATGTCACCATGAGCGCTCTCACGGAGGCGACGGTGATAGTCGAAGCAAGTGACACCAGCGGCACACTCACGCAGGCGCGAGCTGCGTTGCAGCAAGGACGCAAGCTATTCATTCTCGATTCTTGTTTTGCGAGGAATGACATTTCCTGGCCTACTAGTTACGAGAGCAAAGGCGCGATCCGCGTTAAAGAACCGTCAGATATTTGGAAGGCCCTCGGTGCCAACGGTCCGCTTTCGAAAGATTGATGATACGAATCTACGGGACCACTACTACCTGACGTCTGACGACGTTTGCTTCTTTTTGTATGAATACACCGCCGGCGCTGGCTATGACGGCGAAGCCAACCAACTCATCTACAATCTGAAAAAGAAAAGGGGTGCCGGCGGTTATCAATATAAGGCAGGCGCCATCGAGCGCTGCGCCGTAGATATGGGGCCAGCACTCAATCCGAAATGGATGGAAGAGGCAGTGCTGGTGCCAACACCGCCATCGAAGATAAAGACCGATCCTGCATATGACGATCGCATAACGCGTATTTGCAACGCGATAAAATCAACAGCAAAGGTCGATGTCCGCGAGCTTGTTGTTCAGACCCAATCAACCGACGCTGTTCACGAAGGTGAGCGGCTAACGCCCGACCAATTAAAAGCGATTTATCAGATCGACGAATCCTTATGCGGGCCAGGCGACCCAAAGTACATTGGCGTCGTGGACGACATGCTAACGGCTGGTGCCCATTTCAGGGCGATGAAGGACACGCTCCAGGCGCGCTTCCCAACGACCAAGATCTCCGGCATCTTTGTGACGCGCCGAGCTATTCCGAATCCGTTTGAAGATGTGAGCATTGAAGACTTGCTGAAATAGGCCGGTAAGATTCCAACCATTTCCGTGCCCTTTGAAAGCTATAGCTCTTCGAAGGTGCTCATTGACGCCTTCCACGCCGTCTGAAGCAATCCTTGGCACGAGCATCTCGCGAGTTAAGCACCCAGTTGCATTTCGGGTAAAACACAATTTTTGTTGTGTCCTTATTACGGCGCAGGCGCTAGAGTTGGATCGGGGTGGGATGTGACGGGCGCGGCAAAAAACAACCAGACGGCGGTAGCCGCCGCACATGACGTGCGAGCCGCGCTCAGGTCGGCGATCGCTGGCATCGAGGCATCTTTCAATTCTATCGAGAAGTTGCAACCCCGTACGCGGCTTTCGCTCGCCTTGTCGCTGCTGGACGGCTCTTCGCAAACCGGCACGAAATTCGCGAAAGCGACGGCAAATCTCTCGCAGGTGCTCGCCCTTCTCGATATTGACGAGAGGCACTACTGGATCAGCACGTTCTACACCCTGCTCATCCACACGTCCTTGCGGCGAGAAAAGGCGACCTATTTCACCCCGCCGGCAATCGTTCGTCATCTTATTCAAAGGTCTGAGCTGGCTGGCCTCGATCTCACGAAGGCCCGAATAATCGACCCGGCCGCGGGAGGAGCGGCCTTCGTATCCAGCATTGCCGGGAGAATGGTCGAGCTCGGCTGCCACGTTCGGGACATACGGACGCGCCTGACCGGAATCGAGATCGATCCGCATCTCGCGCTCCTGGGAGACGCCCTCGTCTGCGACCGCCTCGGCGAACCGTTCGACCGGAAAGCTCAAAAAGCCATATTGAGGGTCGGAGACTCGCTGCAGTTGGGCCAAAATCCCATCCGATATGATGCGGTTTTCGTTAACCCGCCCTACGGCAGGATTCTGAATGCAAACCCCGAATTCGTACCCGACTGGGACGCCGTCTCTGCTCCCGGACACATAAATCGCTACGCTCTTTTCATCGACCTCGCATTCCGTCTCGTGAAGCCGGGAGGGTTGGTCGCGGTCGTCTCACCATCGAGCTTCCTCTCCGGCGGCTTATTCACGCGTTTGCGGGAAAGCATCAGGTCGCGGGCCGAGGTGCTGCGTGTCGATATCCTCGAAAGACAGGACGTCTTCCACGATGTCCAACAGGATACATGCGTGTCGCTCTTCCGGGCAAGGGCGCCTGGCGCGGCCAAGCTTTTTGCTCCGTCATGCGGTCGGATAGACAGCGAATGGCGGTTCAGCGAATGTGGAATAATCTCCGCGCCGGGCACCGCACAGACCTCTCCATGGATTATACCGGATCAGTCCGGAGACGACCGCGGCGCAATGGATAGATGCGTGTCGCGGTTGTGCGACTACGGCGTAACGCCGAGGGCCGGATACTTCGTCTGGAACCGCGAGGAGCACCGTCTCAGTCGCGGAGCCAGAAAGCCTGGCGCCTATCCGCTCTTCTGGGCGAAGAACATACGCCCCGGAAAGCAGTGCCATCCCACCAGCAAGACCCATCGCGGCGTCGATTTCGTAACTTTTGAAGTACCCACCGCCGGCATTGTCCGGACGCCGTCGATAATTCTTCAGCGAACAACCAACAGCAAACAGGCCAAAAGACTGGTTGCCGCCGTCATTCCCAGGAAGATCGTCAAGAAGTATCGCGGCTTTGTAACAGAGAACCATACTATCCTTCTGACACCCAACGGCGGACGTCCTGCGCTCAAGCTGCTGTGCAAACTCCTGAACAGTGCCGCCGTCGACCGACGCTATCGTCGTATTGGCGGCTCGACGAGCATCTCAGTCGGTTCGCTGAAGAACCTGCCGTTGCCGGATCCGCGCTGCCTCCAAACCGCCATGAGCCGGCTCGCGGACTTTGAGGAGGCCGTCGAGTTGGCATACGCGTTGTCCGCCGCCTCCTCAATGCGAGCGAAGGCTGCAGCGTGAAGAACCATCGTATCAACAACCCCGGTCCGGGCACTCGAAGTTTGGATCCCGCCGAGAGGCAGGCCCAGCAGAGAGCTCATGCCGATCGAACCCGTACCCTCCTCGCGGCCGCGAGCAAGAAAGCCCGGGAAACGTCCACGCTGGAGCGGCCGGGAATTTCCACGGCGACTCGCACGCGTTTCGCCATCCGCGCGAAGCCGTCGGAATGGCTGTTCGCAGACGCGGGCCGCGCGGTGATCGATGCTATCTTTGAATGCATCAAGGACGGAAGCGACCGGGTCGTTATGACGTGGCCAGAGCCGCCGGGCGGCGCATTCGTCGCGGCGTGCGTCGCGCTTCGCGAAGCCCGTGGGATGGGTCATCTCGCGCACGCCAGCTTCGCATATTGGCCGTGGCGCGATGGGGCGACCTGGGCCGCACGGCTGGTCCTTGTCAATCCTTCTGACATCGCAGCGGCGGCGAGATCTGCAATCAACGACGCGCATTCCAAGGACTGGAAAAGAACCGACCTCGCGCACAACTCGCTCGAAATGATCGAGATAAGGTTGCGCGATCTAGACTTGCAGATGGCGACGTCGCCCGGACGCCCGCTTTCGGACGCCAGCATCATCGTGAGAAGTCCGACGGTCCTTGAGACGACCGCGGTTTTCGCACCCGTAACGTCCAAGCCCGCTCCGCCCTACGGACCGTCGGCGGACAAAATCCTGCGGCGGGTCCGCCGACATACGTTCCTCGGGGAGAGGAATGCGGGGCTGGGCGACCGTTTCGATCATGTGGGCGATCCGATGAAAACGCCATTCGCGCTTCTCGGTCTACCTCCAGCAAAGCGTGCCGAAGAACTCGCCCGCTTCGTACAAAGCGAGCGTGTCCGCACTTTTGGATTGGACGTCGTCATTGTTGACCTCACGAGACCGGGCCGATCCGAACTGCCCGACCAATGGGAGCCGAGGCTCGAAGCGCTCCTTAAATCTTTCGACGTCGCGAGCGGAAGGCGGCCCGCCGCGCTTGTCCTGACCGAAGATGCCTTCACCTTCCGGCGCGCGACCAGAGTGATAAAGGCGTCCGCGGCCGTCCGCCGACCGCGGGGGCGCGTGTACGAGATCGGTGCCTATTTGGATCATCGCGGTCTTCTTGGACCGGTCGCGAAGCTGCCCTCCGAGATGCCGGCCATCGCCTTTCAAGCCGATATCAAGGACGCCTCTCTCGCGCCGCTGCGCGACCGACTCATTGTGTTGGGTCGGGCGCTACGGGAGGACGCGCACGCCGGCGCCGCCGTGGTATCAAGAACGCTGGCGTTCCTGCGACGCTCCGCATCGCTCCCGATCGGACTTTCCGAGGCGCGGGAGATCACCGACATCCTGTATGACGCCGACGACGAGGTGGATTCGAGCGTCCGGGCGATGTTCAGGCCGAAGATGGCGCTCGGAGCGTTGCTCGCCGTTGCTGAAATAGCGCCCGCATATTCGTCCGAAATCAGGTCGCTCGTCGAGGGGATCGGCTCGAAGGTCGGCGAGTGGGAATCCGAAACTCCTGTCTCCCTTAAGCTGGCAAGCCTTCTTGAGCAATCGGCATGGAACGCTGCGAGTACCGTGATTGCGTTTCCGGACCGAAGGATCGCCGAAACCTACCTGGCTTCGGATCGCGCCGTGCGATGCGACTGTACGATCATCGATCATAAGGGCATCGCGGACCTCAGCGAAGCAGCACAGGTCCGACGAATAGTCGTCATCGGTCCCGGACCGCAGGCGATCCGTGCGCTTCTGACGATGGAACTCGCGCCGGAGACGGTGCTACTCCTCGGCGACGCCGCGGGAAGCGCCCTACTGTCCGCAGAACTCGCCCCGCTCGGCCGAATCGCTGCCTTCGCGTCGATCGCGGCGCGAGCAAAGGCCATCACCGAGGCCCTCAGGCGCGGCGGCACCAATGAAGCACTGGATCTCGCCGAGGCAGAATTCCGGATCGTGGTAACGGACCAGGAAGAACGCATCGATCTCACTCAGGCGAACGAGGCGTACCGAGGCCCGGTGGTCGAAATCCGTACGCAGAGAGGTCAGATACTTCGCTACCGGCCGACGAGCGACGTGCTGCTGCTGTCGCCAGGCGAAGCTCGCCCCTTCGAACGCGTAGTTGCGCGCGAAATTGAAGCGGGGGATAGCATTCTCGTGTTGAAGAATGACGTCCGGGAGCTCATCCGAAGGGCGATAGCGGGATCACGGCGAAGTCTCGCAGAACTCGGCCTTTACCATCAGGCGATCGCCGGAATACGCCGAGAGACCCCGGGCACAACGGTCAGGGACAAGGCACGGCATGTTCTGCGGAGCATGCAAGCGATGAACGGATCCGTGCCGGATTCCGAACTCCATAACATCACGCGCTGGCTGAGCGCCGACGACGCCCCGATGAAAATCGACGGCGCAAGGCAACCCGGCGCGGCCCGCGATTGGCCCCGTTTCCTTCTGTTTATGCACGCCGTCGGAATCCAGGATGCGCTCGCAAAGGCGTACTGGGACGCGGCGATCACGCCCTCCCGGTCGTATCGTGCCCAGGAGGGCCACCTGTTCAATCAGCGCGTCGTGCAATTTATCCTCGACCCCGAGGCGACCACCGCTTGGGCATCGATGCGCGACGTCTGGCAAGAGGTCCTCGAGGGCGTCGACGCAGTGGTCGATGTCGTTACATCGAATGAGGGGGGACGAAATGGCTGATCCCATCTCTCTCGAGGGCATGTCCTCCGACGAACGACAGGAACTGAAGGAAGCAGTGTGCGATGCCGTTCTGGAACGGACCCGGCGTGTTGTGTCAGGGGATGGCGCCTACGGGGCCGTCATTGTCGGTGCGAAACCTTCCTACAAGCTCTCCAGCGGATTCATTCTGCCGAGGAACAATCAGAACAACGACGATGAGTCGAGCGACATCCGGATCCCGTCGCACGGGCTCGATTTCAGGGTACGCGCAGGCACGCATGGTGTCTTGCGTGTCATTCCTGCCCTCAGCGTCTATCTGCGCGGGCTTCCGACCTCCGACGAGCTTTTTGCGCGTGACGGATGGCTGATACCTCGTGCGGATTTCAGCGACGCCGGTCGGGACCAGATAAAGAACGCCATAAACCAGCGCGCGACGGCCGAGATTCCAGCGGACACGCCCACGGCACGAAAGGCGCAGCTTCGCGCGGAGATATCGCGCGCCGTTCACATCGCACAGGGTGTTGTTGTGCCAGAACGCGCGATCTTGCCGGCGGGCGACGACCGAACTGTGGACGACGCCGGAGGCGAAATCGACTCCACGCCTCCAACGACGGGACGGCTGCGTATCCCTGACCGTCTTTCCCGCCGCTACGAAACTCCGCTCAAGTGGATACGGGTATCGGTCGAGGCACCGATCCTAGAGCTTCCCCTCCCCTGCGATCCGGCCACCTGGGAACGCGTGGCCACAACTTATTCCGCCACGCTCTGCACAAGTATCCACGACGCCTGTCGGGTGTGGTTGGCCTCGCCCGAAGGCGGCGAAAGCGCATGGCGAAGAATGCGACCGACTTCGGAAGCTTTCTGGGACCGAGAAGGTTGGGAGCGCTTTCTCGCCACAGCGCGGGCCGACGCGCCAGTATACGGCGACGTCGTTCCGGTTTTCGACGTCCAGCTTCTCGTCCAACCCGTTCCGGATCCGCTGGAAGCAGGCTCCTACTCCGTACGCATCGCAATCGAGAACCTGCGTGAAGACAACGAGCGGATGGAATGCGGTCTTTTCAACGTTTCGATCCGGCTCGAACTGCCTGAACACGCGCTGGGCCCCCTCCGGCTGGAGCGCGTGAAACGAAGCTACCATCTCGCGGGCTTCATGACGATGCCGGCGATCGGAGTAAACGGTGGTGTCGTGGACCTTGGCGCTTCCGCTGGTATCCGGGCGCTCAGAACCACATGGATGCCGCGTTATGTCCTGCCGCGCATCGCCGCGACGGAAATTCCGTCCGTGCCCAACAGCTATGCCATCCTCGCCGCTGAGACGACCAACGTCGCCGACCTCTTCGCGCTGACCGACGCAATGGACGCCTGGATTGCGCAAGTGGCGGCTCTTACAGAAATCGTTCAACCCGGCGAAGAAGGCACTCAAGCCGACGAGGCCTTTCAGCGTACGCGTTTCGAAGCCGACCTCGCAAGCTGGCGGAGGGAGAAGGACAGGATTCGAAAGGGACTTGACCTGCTTGAACGATCCT
This portion of the Bradyrhizobium sp. AZCC 2262 genome encodes:
- a CDS encoding Eco57I restriction-modification methylase domain-containing protein — protein: MTGAAKNNQTAVAAAHDVRAALRSAIAGIEASFNSIEKLQPRTRLSLALSLLDGSSQTGTKFAKATANLSQVLALLDIDERHYWISTFYTLLIHTSLRREKATYFTPPAIVRHLIQRSELAGLDLTKARIIDPAAGGAAFVSSIAGRMVELGCHVRDIRTRLTGIEIDPHLALLGDALVCDRLGEPFDRKAQKAILRVGDSLQLGQNPIRYDAVFVNPPYGRILNANPEFVPDWDAVSAPGHINRYALFIDLAFRLVKPGGLVAVVSPSSFLSGGLFTRLRESIRSRAEVLRVDILERQDVFHDVQQDTCVSLFRARAPGAAKLFAPSCGRIDSEWRFSECGIISAPGTAQTSPWIIPDQSGDDRGAMDRCVSRLCDYGVTPRAGYFVWNREEHRLSRGARKPGAYPLFWAKNIRPGKQCHPTSKTHRGVDFVTFEVPTAGIVRTPSIILQRTTNSKQAKRLVAAVIPRKIVKKYRGFVTENHTILLTPNGGRPALKLLCKLLNSAAVDRRYRRIGGSTSISVGSLKNLPLPDPRCLQTAMSRLADFEEAVELAYALSAASSMRAKAAA
- a CDS encoding DNA-processing protein DprA; amino-acid sequence: MNAALLAKSDDGPAVAPISPLCELGAYEELWLQKGATFKSIADKFAADPTAVPSDFVSPTVAHGRAREVVRRLSKAGVSRFGVRIHHAGNYPQKLRDARYPIEMLYFQGTWELTETRSVAVVGSRDATEEGKRRAGRIARELVAKGFTVVSGLANGIDTAAHTAAIEAGGRTIAVIGTPIGVSYPRENEDLQRRIATNHLLISQVPVLRYANQHVPQNKLFFPARNVTMSALTEATVIVEASDTSGTLTQARAALQQGRKLFILDSCFARNDISWPTSYESKGAIRVKEPSDIWKALGANGPLSKD